One region of Chanodichthys erythropterus isolate Z2021 chromosome 19, ASM2448905v1, whole genome shotgun sequence genomic DNA includes:
- the rnf151 gene encoding RING finger protein 151, producing MMTGGYEVEQFVETPDDDLICVICRAVLRCPVRLKCNHVFCKECILQWMKRQVKCPCCRQPIDQNQMVVLFKLSKSIGRLSIKCRNAQQGCRATFPLSNEYLHISNCPFEWQLCPHEGCGQQVLRKDAQAHDQSCSHWRQLCPMGCGTLLVRENQAQHNCYRELQQRYVAERRKQRAIAANLRRKMQRMQSRMAQIRRQINLLCESLEVGDLEIEAGEGTSTWTDANATSPSSSSRRHHNNSSRVR from the exons ATGATG ACTGGAGGTTATGAAGTGGAGCAGTTTGTGGAGACCCCAGATGATGATCTGATTTGTGTCATCTGTAGAGCTGTTCTACGCTGCCCCGTACGACTCAAATGCAACCATGTCTTCTGCAAGGAATGTATTTTACAGTGGATGAAAAG ACAGGTGAAATGCCCTTGCTGTAGGCAGCCTATCGACCAAAACCAAATGGTGGTTCTGTTTAAGCTGAGTAAATCCATTGGCCGTTTATCAATCAAG TGTCGAAATGCACAGCAGGGCTGCAGAGCCACTTTCCCGCTTTCTAATGAGTACCTCCACATCTCCAACTGTCCGTTTGAGTGGCAGCTCTGTCCTCATGAGGGCTGTGGGCAGCAGGTGCTGAGGAAGGACGCGCAGGCGCACGATCAGAGCTGCAGCCACTGGCGACAACTGTGTCCCATGGGATGCGGCACGCTTCTTGTCCGTGAGAACCAGGCCCAACATAACTGCTACAGAGAGCTACAGCAGCGCTACGTAGCCGAGCGGAGGAAGCAGAGGGCCATCGCAGCCAACCTACGCAGGAAGATGCAGCGCATGCAGAGCCGGATGGCCCAAATAAGAAGGCAGATAAATCTGTTGTGTGAGAGCCTGGAGGTCGGAGATCTGGAAATTGAAGCAGGGGAGGGAACCAGCACTTGGACAGACGCTAACGCCACCAGTccgagcagcagcagcagacgcCATCACAATAACAGTTCAAGAGTCAGATAA